In Candidatus Didemnitutus sp., a genomic segment contains:
- a CDS encoding 3-ketoacyl-ACP reductase, with protein MNKVALVTGGSRGIGFGIAEKLAAEKWDLIVNGMRPEDQVAEPLAALAKHGIRVAYARGDVGSAEGRAAILAVCREFTGGRALNLLVNNAGVAPKIRADLLETTEESYDYVMNTNLRGVFFLTQAIARDMVAEKKADASFSAAIVTVSSVSATMASVNRGEYCIAKAGLAMLNELFAARLGADGIPSFEIRPGVIKTDMTAAVTEKYDKLIAGGAFVQPRWGFPDDVGRAVAALARGDFPYSTGQVILVDGGLTIPRL; from the coding sequence ATGAACAAAGTAGCTCTAGTAACGGGTGGCTCGCGCGGCATCGGCTTCGGCATTGCCGAGAAACTCGCCGCCGAAAAGTGGGACCTCATCGTCAACGGCATGCGCCCCGAGGATCAGGTCGCCGAACCGCTCGCCGCGCTCGCGAAGCACGGCATCCGCGTCGCCTACGCGCGCGGCGACGTCGGTTCCGCCGAGGGCCGCGCGGCGATCCTCGCCGTCTGCCGCGAGTTCACCGGCGGCCGTGCGCTGAACCTCCTCGTCAATAACGCAGGCGTCGCGCCGAAAATCCGCGCCGATCTTCTCGAAACCACCGAGGAGAGCTACGACTACGTGATGAACACGAACCTTCGCGGCGTGTTCTTCCTCACGCAGGCGATCGCGCGCGACATGGTCGCCGAGAAGAAAGCCGACGCTTCCTTCAGCGCTGCGATTGTCACCGTCAGTTCCGTCTCAGCGACGATGGCCAGCGTCAACCGCGGCGAATACTGCATCGCGAAAGCCGGTCTCGCGATGCTCAACGAGCTCTTCGCCGCCCGGCTCGGCGCCGACGGCATTCCATCCTTCGAGATTCGTCCCGGTGTAATCAAAACCGACATGACCGCGGCGGTGACTGAGAAATACGACAAGCTCATTGCCGGCGGCGCGTTCGTGCAGCCGCGCTGGGGTTTCCCCGATGACGTCGGCCGCGCCGTGGCCGCGCTCGCGCGCGGCGATTTTCCGTATTCCACCGGCCAGGTGATCCTCGTCGACGGCGGCCTCACGATCCCGCGTCTCTGA
- a CDS encoding sugar phosphate isomerase/epimerase — protein MATADLSRLCIHTITTKPWPIETAAAKFSAAGVKGITVWRDALAGRDIAATGKMLRDHDLSIVSLCRGGFFPALTAEGRAKALDDNRRAIAEAHALGAPLIVLVCGAVPGQSLVESRKQIADGIAALLPDCQAAGVKLAIEPLHPMYAGDRSAVNTLAQANDMVEQLRSPFVGVAADVYHLWWDPALEQEIARCGKLGALFAYHVCDWRTPTVDMLNDRGLMGEGCIPLRQIRAWVEATGYRGFNEVEVFSTRLWATDQDDYLQKIVQAYRDHV, from the coding sequence ATGGCTACTGCCGATCTCTCCCGCCTCTGCATCCACACGATCACCACGAAGCCGTGGCCGATCGAGACCGCTGCGGCGAAATTCTCCGCCGCCGGCGTGAAGGGCATCACCGTCTGGCGCGACGCGCTCGCCGGGCGCGACATCGCCGCCACGGGGAAAATGCTCCGTGATCACGATCTCAGCATCGTGTCGCTCTGCCGCGGTGGCTTTTTCCCAGCGCTCACCGCTGAGGGCCGCGCTAAGGCGCTCGACGACAACCGCCGCGCCATCGCCGAGGCGCACGCGCTCGGCGCGCCGCTCATCGTGCTCGTCTGCGGCGCCGTGCCCGGCCAGTCGCTTGTCGAGTCGCGCAAGCAGATCGCCGACGGTATCGCCGCGCTGCTCCCCGATTGCCAAGCCGCCGGCGTGAAGCTCGCCATCGAGCCGCTGCACCCGATGTATGCCGGCGACCGCTCCGCCGTGAACACGCTCGCGCAAGCCAACGACATGGTGGAGCAACTCCGCTCGCCGTTCGTCGGCGTCGCGGCGGACGTTTACCACCTCTGGTGGGATCCAGCGCTCGAGCAGGAAATCGCCCGCTGCGGAAAACTCGGCGCGCTCTTCGCCTATCACGTCTGCGATTGGCGCACGCCGACTGTCGATATGCTCAATGATCGCGGCCTCATGGGCGAAGGTTGCATTCCGCTCCGCCAAATCCGCGCGTGGGTCGAGGCAACCGGCTATCGCGGCTTCAACGAAGTCGAAGTCTTCTCCACGCGCCTCTGGGCGACTGACCAGGACGACTACCTCCAGAAAATCGTCCAAGCCTACCGCGACCACGTCTGA
- a CDS encoding helix-turn-helix domain-containing protein, with translation MPEAPKFDFSVLRTLREQRELTLVQLSDASGVSVAVISKLERNQQSAELETLFRLARAFGLSATDLLAMAESQLAHRTAEKNYRSGEFKFRQIKYANVVGLLGTAPKGAKVSRPEIHHDDTEVCWVTEGKLRLMLPHETCVLEAGESIQFDAIQQHTYEALADSQFVILHLRKDKRY, from the coding sequence ATGCCGGAAGCGCCAAAATTCGACTTTTCCGTCCTGCGCACGCTCCGCGAGCAGCGCGAGTTGACGCTGGTCCAACTCTCGGATGCCTCCGGCGTCTCGGTGGCGGTGATCTCGAAGCTCGAGCGCAATCAGCAGTCGGCCGAGTTGGAGACGCTTTTCCGCCTGGCGCGCGCCTTTGGCCTCAGCGCGACGGACTTGCTCGCCATGGCGGAGTCGCAACTGGCACACCGCACGGCCGAGAAAAATTACCGCTCGGGCGAGTTCAAATTCCGGCAGATCAAATACGCGAATGTCGTCGGCCTGCTCGGCACGGCGCCGAAAGGCGCGAAGGTCTCGCGGCCGGAGATCCACCACGACGACACCGAGGTTTGCTGGGTCACCGAGGGCAAGCTGCGCCTGATGCTGCCGCACGAGACGTGCGTGCTCGAGGCCGGCGAGAGCATCCAGTTCGACGCCATCCAGCAACACACCTACGAGGCGCTCGCGGATTCGCAGTTCGTGATTCTGCACCTGCGCAAAGACAAACGCTACTGA
- a CDS encoding glycosyl hydrolase: MQIDPVLQPAALTSALTRFWQLSGSKIDSIFHSYDPAKGSPVFTVAGQYTARGWTEWTEGFNYGSAFLQFDATGERRFADTAQQLTVDRMASHVSHFGVHDHGFNNLSTYGNWLRLQREGKLPATHIDFCELALKTSGAVQAARWSTLFGGGGYIYSFNGPHSLFVDTIRSVRILMVAHRLGHRLMGENDAAHSLLDRGLQHIDATAKYSIYYGEGRDSYDVPAERGRTTHEAVFNRNDGRFRCPNSQQGFSGFTTWTRGLSWAMVGFAEELEFLKTVSDAELAPLGGRAKWESVLLKGARATCDWFIANTATDGIPYWDGGAPHLHRLGDWRSRPAEPFNDFEPVDSSAAAIGAQGLLRLGRYLGETAEGKTYWQAGLTTMRTLLSDAYLATAPDHQGLLVHTVYHRPNGWDYIPPGQKVPCGEACQWGDYHLREAALYLQRVIENKPYYTFFGCLRG; encoded by the coding sequence ATGCAAATCGACCCCGTCCTCCAACCCGCCGCGCTCACGTCCGCTCTGACGCGCTTCTGGCAGCTCTCTGGTTCGAAGATTGATTCCATCTTCCACAGCTACGATCCGGCGAAGGGCTCGCCCGTTTTCACCGTGGCCGGACAATACACCGCGCGCGGCTGGACCGAGTGGACCGAAGGGTTCAACTACGGCTCCGCGTTCCTCCAGTTCGATGCGACCGGCGAGCGACGCTTCGCCGACACCGCGCAGCAGCTCACCGTCGACCGCATGGCCTCGCACGTCTCGCACTTCGGCGTGCACGACCACGGCTTCAACAATCTCTCGACCTACGGCAACTGGCTGCGCCTCCAGCGCGAGGGCAAGCTCCCCGCGACGCACATCGACTTCTGCGAGCTCGCGCTGAAAACCTCCGGCGCCGTCCAAGCCGCGCGCTGGTCCACGCTCTTCGGCGGCGGCGGCTACATCTACTCGTTCAACGGCCCGCACTCCCTCTTCGTGGATACGATCCGCTCGGTCCGCATCCTCATGGTCGCGCATCGCCTCGGCCACCGCCTCATGGGCGAAAATGACGCCGCGCATTCGCTCCTCGATCGCGGCCTCCAGCACATCGACGCCACGGCGAAATACTCGATCTACTACGGCGAAGGCCGCGACAGCTACGATGTGCCCGCCGAGCGCGGCCGCACGACGCACGAGGCGGTCTTCAACCGCAACGACGGACGTTTCCGCTGTCCGAATTCGCAGCAGGGTTTCTCCGGTTTCACGACCTGGACGCGCGGTCTCTCGTGGGCGATGGTGGGCTTCGCCGAGGAACTCGAGTTTCTCAAAACCGTCAGCGATGCCGAACTCGCGCCACTCGGTGGCCGCGCCAAGTGGGAGTCCGTGCTCCTCAAGGGCGCGCGCGCGACCTGCGACTGGTTCATCGCCAACACCGCCACCGACGGCATCCCGTATTGGGACGGCGGCGCGCCGCACCTGCACCGCCTCGGCGACTGGCGCTCGCGCCCGGCCGAGCCTTTCAACGATTTCGAGCCGGTGGACTCGTCCGCCGCCGCGATCGGCGCGCAAGGCCTGCTCCGCCTCGGCCGTTATCTCGGCGAAACCGCCGAAGGCAAAACCTACTGGCAAGCCGGTCTCACGACGATGCGCACGCTCCTCAGCGACGCGTATCTAGCCACCGCGCCCGACCACCAAGGCCTGCTCGTCCACACTGTCTATCACCGCCCGAACGGTTGGGACTACATCCCGCCCGGCCAGAAAGTGCCGTGCGGCGAAGCCTGCCAATGGGGCGATTACCACCTCCGCGAAGCCGCGCTCTACCTGCAACGCGTGATCGAGAACAAGCCCTACTACACCTTCTTCGGCTGCCTGCGCGGCTGA
- a CDS encoding Gfo/Idh/MocA family oxidoreductase, producing the protein MPHRPAPSDLLPGEKPRPVVAGDDFVFAAAHLDHGHIFGQCEGLVAAGGQLKWIHDPDAQRAAALQAKHPGARIARAFDEILDDGAVRLVAAAAVPSERGPLGCRVMRAGKDYFTDKTPFTTLAQLADARRTAAETGRKYAVYFSERLHNEAAMHATDLIARGAIGKVLQVIGLGPHRLGKAGRPAWFFEKAKYGGILCDIGSHQFEQFLTWSGARSAEVTHAAVANHAHPATPELEDYGEASLVGDNGATNFVRVDWFTPDGLGTWGDGRNFVLGTRGYLELRKYIDVARDAVGNQVYLVDERGEHHLSVDGQVGYRFFGELILDCLNRTERAMTQEHAFAAAELCLRAQAAARRLPTVR; encoded by the coding sequence ATGCCCCACCGCCCCGCCCCATCCGATTTGCTCCCCGGAGAAAAACCGCGCCCGGTAGTCGCGGGTGACGATTTCGTGTTCGCCGCCGCGCATCTCGATCACGGCCACATCTTCGGCCAATGCGAGGGACTCGTGGCCGCCGGCGGACAACTGAAGTGGATCCACGACCCGGACGCGCAGCGCGCCGCGGCGCTGCAGGCGAAGCACCCCGGAGCCAGAATCGCGCGCGCGTTCGACGAGATTCTCGACGACGGTGCCGTTCGCCTGGTCGCAGCCGCTGCGGTGCCGAGTGAGCGCGGCCCGCTCGGGTGCCGCGTGATGCGCGCCGGCAAGGACTACTTTACCGACAAGACGCCCTTCACCACGCTCGCGCAACTGGCCGACGCGCGGCGGACCGCCGCCGAGACCGGCCGCAAGTATGCGGTCTATTTCAGCGAGCGGCTCCACAACGAAGCTGCGATGCACGCCACCGACCTCATCGCGCGCGGCGCGATCGGCAAAGTGCTCCAGGTGATCGGCCTCGGACCGCATCGACTCGGCAAGGCGGGTCGCCCCGCGTGGTTTTTCGAGAAAGCCAAATACGGCGGCATCCTCTGCGACATCGGCTCGCACCAGTTCGAGCAGTTCCTCACGTGGTCCGGTGCGCGTTCCGCCGAGGTGACGCACGCGGCCGTCGCCAATCACGCGCATCCCGCAACGCCGGAGCTCGAGGACTACGGCGAGGCGTCGCTCGTCGGCGACAATGGCGCGACGAACTTCGTGCGCGTCGACTGGTTCACGCCCGACGGCCTCGGCACTTGGGGCGACGGACGCAATTTCGTCCTCGGCACGCGCGGCTACCTCGAGCTGCGCAAATACATCGATGTCGCGCGCGATGCGGTGGGCAACCAAGTCTATCTCGTCGACGAACGCGGCGAACACCATCTGTCCGTCGACGGCCAAGTCGGCTACCGCTTCTTCGGCGAACTCATCCTCGATTGCCTGAATCGCACCGAACGCGCCATGACGCAGGAACACGCCTTCGCCGCCGCCGAGCTTTGCCTCCGCGCGCAAGCCGCCGCGCGTCGGCTGCCGACTGTGCGCTGA
- a CDS encoding glycosyltransferase family 4 protein: MKTLLICPDLFNAEGGIARIMRQYLRALCDLAGPGDTVECVAMMDSGDTSARVATLLGGRKARVENCERSRFGFLFVVLIRAFTCQRIVCGHLHQLLIARMAKIFNPRLDYILIAHGIEVWRPYTLLERAALRGAKRILCVSEHTRRQMLRFDPSLAPEKLLVLPNTFDPGFKPAPHARATGAADTDARPRLLVVSRLSTIDPYKGVDLMIEAMPAILRQFPRAQLRIVGGGDARPRLEALAHGRVAAEAVAFLGPIDDAALRAEYEACDLFALPSRKEGFGLVYLEAMSYGKPCLAARAGGAPEVVDDDVGAVVEYGNTEQIALAVADLVYHPRSADAIAARVTYFAYPQFVQRLTRALT, translated from the coding sequence ATGAAGACCCTGTTGATCTGTCCGGATCTGTTCAACGCGGAGGGCGGCATCGCGCGCATCATGCGCCAATACCTGCGCGCGCTCTGCGACCTCGCCGGCCCGGGCGACACAGTGGAATGCGTGGCGATGATGGACTCGGGCGACACCTCGGCCCGCGTGGCGACGCTGCTCGGCGGGCGCAAGGCCCGCGTCGAGAACTGCGAGCGCAGTCGTTTCGGTTTTCTCTTCGTGGTGCTGATTCGCGCATTCACCTGTCAGCGGATCGTCTGCGGGCATTTGCACCAGCTGCTGATCGCGCGCATGGCGAAAATCTTCAACCCGCGGCTCGACTACATCCTGATCGCGCACGGCATCGAAGTGTGGCGGCCCTACACATTGCTCGAGCGCGCCGCGCTGCGCGGGGCCAAACGAATTCTCTGCGTGAGCGAACACACCCGCCGCCAGATGTTGCGGTTCGATCCGTCGCTCGCGCCCGAGAAACTCCTCGTGTTGCCGAATACGTTCGACCCCGGCTTCAAGCCAGCACCCCATGCCCGGGCAACGGGTGCAGCCGATACCGACGCGCGTCCGCGCCTCCTGGTCGTCTCGCGTCTCTCGACGATCGATCCCTACAAGGGCGTGGATCTCATGATCGAAGCGATGCCCGCCATTCTCCGACAATTTCCCCGCGCGCAGTTGCGCATCGTCGGCGGCGGCGACGCCCGTCCGCGCCTCGAGGCGCTCGCCCACGGCCGCGTCGCGGCGGAAGCGGTCGCATTCCTCGGCCCGATCGACGACGCCGCACTGCGCGCCGAATACGAAGCGTGCGACCTGTTCGCGCTACCGAGCCGCAAGGAGGGTTTCGGCTTGGTCTACCTCGAGGCGATGAGCTACGGCAAACCATGCCTCGCCGCGCGCGCCGGCGGCGCACCGGAAGTAGTCGACGATGATGTCGGCGCCGTCGTGGAATACGGCAACACCGAGCAGATCGCGCTCGCCGTAGCCGATCTGGTTTACCATCCGCGCAGTGCCGATGCGATCGCCGCACGCGTGACCTATTTCGCCTACCCGCAATTCGTCCAGCGTCTGACCCGGGCGCTAACGTGA
- the asnB gene encoding asparagine synthase (glutamine-hydrolyzing), translated as MCGIAGVLSPELDAGRREDAVRRMVARQRPRGPDDDGLISDGPATIGMCRLAIFDPAHGHQPMVSAGGRFSLVFNGAIYNFRELRERLATGGAQFHTECDTEVLLAAYERYGDDCVHHLRGMFAFAVWDRLHQRLFAARDSLGIKPLYYARRADDTFIFGSELNALLASELLEREIDPVAVGDFLAWFAVPAPRTIYRGIANLPPGHSLIVEREGRCRINKWWRLPAAQHAAPKGTYLQFVGELRERLDDTIRAHRLADVPVGAFLSGGLDSTAVVALMSKTGGGRLKTFSLVFNEADYSEAEQARLAAREIGTDHHEEVLTGDRIAADMPRILDLFDQPTGDGINTYYVSRAAKAGGVKVALSGLGGDELFGGYPSFTDMPRLARWLPVWRQLPERIRLRLVAPLRRRGTWSRKLADFLENARDLHELCALRRRVLSESVRLELLSPEARRLAVRQGASHPMLDDFVFDLLGADSTQIVSAWEMRTYMTDVLLRDSDVFSMANSLELRVPFVDRAFVEWWWNQPRAYRFDPRRPKSALADAVADCVPEAIRARRKRGFTLPYPVWMRAQLRPFLAETFSASSLERCPWLDTATAQREWVRFDTGRDDANWGRVWTLAILIAFANRREVRA; from the coding sequence ATGTGCGGTATTGCCGGAGTCCTCAGCCCTGAACTGGACGCCGGGCGGCGCGAGGACGCTGTCCGCCGCATGGTCGCGCGCCAGCGCCCGCGGGGTCCTGACGACGACGGCCTCATCTCCGACGGCCCGGCGACGATCGGCATGTGCCGACTAGCGATCTTCGATCCCGCGCACGGCCACCAACCGATGGTCAGCGCGGGCGGACGCTTCAGTCTCGTTTTCAACGGCGCGATCTACAACTTCCGGGAGTTGCGCGAACGGCTCGCCACCGGCGGGGCGCAGTTCCACACCGAGTGCGACACCGAGGTGCTGCTCGCCGCCTACGAACGCTACGGCGACGACTGCGTGCATCATCTCCGCGGCATGTTCGCCTTCGCGGTCTGGGATCGGCTGCATCAGCGGCTGTTCGCGGCGCGCGATTCGCTGGGCATCAAGCCGCTCTATTATGCGCGCCGCGCCGACGACACCTTCATCTTCGGTTCGGAGCTGAACGCCCTGCTCGCCAGCGAGCTGTTGGAACGCGAGATCGATCCGGTCGCGGTGGGCGATTTCCTGGCATGGTTCGCCGTGCCGGCACCGCGCACGATTTATCGCGGCATCGCCAACCTCCCGCCGGGGCACTCCCTGATCGTCGAACGCGAGGGACGCTGCCGCATCAACAAGTGGTGGCGCCTGCCCGCCGCGCAACACGCCGCGCCGAAAGGCACGTATCTCCAGTTTGTCGGCGAGTTGCGCGAACGGCTCGACGATACGATCCGTGCGCATCGCTTGGCTGATGTGCCAGTGGGCGCATTCCTGTCGGGCGGCTTGGATTCGACCGCGGTAGTCGCACTCATGTCGAAAACAGGCGGCGGCCGCCTGAAGACCTTCTCCCTCGTCTTCAACGAAGCGGACTACTCCGAGGCCGAGCAAGCGCGCCTCGCGGCCCGCGAGATTGGCACGGACCACCACGAAGAGGTGCTGACCGGCGATCGCATCGCTGCCGACATGCCGCGCATCCTCGATCTGTTCGATCAACCGACCGGCGACGGTATCAACACCTACTACGTGAGCCGCGCCGCGAAGGCAGGCGGCGTGAAGGTCGCGCTGTCGGGCTTGGGTGGCGACGAGCTGTTCGGCGGCTATCCGTCGTTCACCGACATGCCGCGCCTCGCCCGGTGGCTGCCCGTCTGGCGACAACTGCCGGAAAGGATACGCCTGCGCCTCGTGGCTCCGCTGCGCCGCCGCGGCACCTGGTCGCGGAAGCTCGCGGACTTTCTCGAGAACGCGCGCGACCTGCACGAGCTGTGCGCGCTACGCCGTCGCGTGCTCTCGGAATCAGTGCGCCTGGAACTCCTTTCGCCGGAGGCACGCCGCCTCGCCGTGCGGCAGGGCGCAAGCCACCCGATGCTCGACGACTTTGTGTTCGATCTGCTCGGTGCCGACTCGACGCAAATCGTCAGCGCGTGGGAGATGCGCACCTACATGACCGACGTGCTGCTGCGCGACAGCGACGTCTTCTCGATGGCCAACTCGCTCGAATTGCGCGTGCCGTTCGTCGACCGCGCGTTCGTCGAGTGGTGGTGGAACCAGCCGCGCGCGTATCGTTTCGACCCGCGGCGGCCGAAGTCCGCCCTCGCGGACGCCGTGGCCGACTGCGTGCCGGAAGCCATTCGCGCACGGCGCAAGCGCGGCTTCACCCTGCCCTACCCGGTCTGGATGCGGGCGCAGCTCCGACCGTTCCTCGCCGAGACTTTTTCCGCGTCGTCGCTCGAACGCTGTCCATGGTTGGACACCGCGACCGCCCAGCGGGAATGGGTGCGCTTCGACACGGGGCGCGACGACGCCAATTGGGGCCGGGTGTGGACGCTCGCGATCCTGATCGCGTTCGCCAACCGCCGGGAGGTGCGCGCATGA
- a CDS encoding Gfo/Idh/MocA family oxidoreductase — MKTHTLGIIMNGVTGRMGTNQHLIRSIKAIIDQGGVKLSDSEAIMPDPVLVGRSAEKLQALAARTGVKRISTNLDAELANPANQIYFDATLTGQRPNGVRKAIAAKKHIYCEKPTATTSAEALALSSEVTAAGLKNGVVQDKLWLPGLVKLKWLMDQGFFGKILSVRGEFGYWVFTGEFEKLQRPSWNYRKEDDGGIIVDMVCHWQYVIQNLFGDIKSLTCLGATHIPQRWDEAGKPYKCTADDAAYATFELTNGVICHFNSSWTTRVDRDDLLTLHVDGTHGTAVAGLRDCKAQSMAATPRCVWNPDIDSPIKYRDGWVRVPDQGIYDNAFKIQWELFLKHVVTGSPFPWSLAEGAKGVQLAELALESWAKRAWVDVTPLK, encoded by the coding sequence ATGAAAACTCACACCCTCGGCATCATCATGAACGGCGTCACGGGACGCATGGGCACGAATCAGCATCTCATCCGCTCGATCAAGGCGATCATCGATCAGGGCGGCGTGAAGCTCTCCGACTCCGAAGCCATCATGCCCGATCCAGTGCTCGTCGGTCGCAGCGCGGAAAAGCTCCAGGCGCTCGCCGCCCGCACCGGTGTGAAACGAATCTCCACCAACCTCGACGCCGAGCTCGCGAATCCCGCTAACCAAATCTACTTCGACGCCACTCTCACCGGCCAGCGCCCGAATGGCGTGCGCAAAGCCATCGCCGCGAAGAAACACATCTACTGCGAGAAGCCCACCGCGACCACGTCCGCCGAAGCGCTCGCGCTCTCCAGCGAAGTCACCGCCGCCGGCCTCAAGAACGGCGTCGTGCAGGACAAGCTCTGGCTGCCCGGCCTCGTGAAATTGAAGTGGCTCATGGATCAGGGCTTCTTCGGCAAAATCCTCTCCGTGCGCGGCGAGTTCGGCTACTGGGTCTTCACCGGCGAGTTCGAAAAACTCCAGCGCCCGTCGTGGAATTACCGCAAGGAAGACGACGGCGGCATCATCGTGGACATGGTCTGCCACTGGCAGTATGTGATCCAAAATCTCTTCGGCGACATCAAGAGCCTCACCTGTCTCGGCGCGACGCACATCCCGCAGCGCTGGGACGAGGCCGGCAAACCCTACAAGTGCACCGCGGACGACGCCGCCTACGCCACCTTTGAGCTCACCAACGGCGTCATCTGTCACTTCAACTCCTCGTGGACGACTCGCGTGGACCGTGACGATCTCCTCACGCTCCACGTCGACGGCACGCACGGCACCGCCGTTGCCGGACTCCGCGATTGCAAAGCCCAGTCGATGGCCGCCACGCCGCGCTGCGTCTGGAATCCCGACATCGACTCGCCGATCAAGTATCGCGATGGCTGGGTGCGCGTCCCCGACCAAGGCATCTACGACAACGCCTTCAAGATTCAGTGGGAACTCTTCCTGAAGCACGTCGTTACCGGCAGCCCGTTCCCGTGGTCGCTCGCCGAAGGCGCCAAGGGCGTCCAACTCGCCGAACTCGCCCTCGAATCCTGGGCCAAGCGCGCTTGGGTGGACGTCACGCCGCTCAAGTGA